One genomic segment of Candidatus Hydrogenedentota bacterium includes these proteins:
- a CDS encoding SUMF1/EgtB/PvdO family nonheme iron enzyme: protein MPKRRAVIVGVNGHEGWDFMPLKYAVQDASRMHALLQRIDETSPFDDIELLLDPSDHAVRQAVIRAVKGNKPGRALGPGDLFVFYFSGHGKRERGGKYLMLCPQAERTVLESQDTNGTVTDAFLKNIVAEGSFDCLLVYDACRSVLEVPAQGMKDGAPAKRLMDGERNLKDTVAARKTKGKGVCATVYSCRDGEQACELEKLKGGLFTCSFEAVVRRRLSAGDRVHIDNDLVLKEVFAQMKSYGGAEAHAPGFHCEGGDGIVLAEGAQSDSRFKPAAPVSGRVVVLEPPRLHITTRPSGARVWVDGKFQGAAPAAVALDAGQHAVRVEQEGYAAWGRRIQFDGQGDASLEVALVALPQEPEPGEVRVFEGGEFAWIPPGTFEMGSKLSPERVIATYGGKAEWKRFHEREHPRHTVTLTRGFWLATKEVTVGEFRAFADAAGYQTDAEKGGSGWTYGLEKGELQDTKGASWRNPGWALEDRQPVVLVSWKDAVAYCEWLSRKTGETYRLPTEAQWEYACRAGTDTEFWWGDRMEDGRGCLNGADETQLPNGRQWTPRFPFADGYWNVSPVGSFKANHWGLYDMHGNVWEWCSDWYGDYPSGSVTDPSGPPSGKYRVVRGGSWGDLPGLCRSAARYGVAPGLRSADSGLRLLRTP from the coding sequence GTGCCAAAACGCCGCGCAGTCATCGTGGGAGTCAACGGACACGAAGGCTGGGACTTCATGCCGCTGAAGTATGCGGTGCAGGACGCAAGCCGGATGCACGCGCTGCTCCAGCGGATTGATGAGACCAGCCCGTTCGATGATATTGAATTGCTGCTGGACCCCTCGGACCATGCAGTCCGTCAAGCGGTTATCCGCGCCGTGAAAGGGAACAAGCCGGGCCGGGCCCTGGGTCCGGGCGACCTGTTCGTATTCTATTTTTCCGGCCATGGCAAGCGCGAGCGGGGCGGCAAATACCTGATGCTGTGTCCTCAGGCGGAACGGACGGTGCTCGAGTCGCAAGACACGAACGGTACGGTTACGGATGCGTTCCTGAAGAACATCGTGGCGGAAGGGTCGTTCGACTGCCTTCTCGTCTATGACGCGTGCAGAAGCGTGCTTGAGGTTCCGGCGCAGGGCATGAAGGACGGGGCTCCGGCCAAGAGGCTGATGGACGGCGAGCGAAACCTGAAAGACACGGTGGCGGCGCGCAAGACCAAGGGCAAGGGCGTCTGCGCGACGGTCTATTCCTGCCGCGACGGCGAGCAGGCGTGTGAACTGGAGAAGCTGAAGGGGGGACTCTTCACCTGTTCGTTCGAGGCGGTGGTCCGGCGCCGGCTCAGCGCGGGCGACCGGGTGCATATCGACAATGACCTCGTTCTGAAAGAAGTATTCGCGCAAATGAAGAGCTATGGAGGCGCTGAGGCACACGCGCCGGGTTTCCACTGCGAAGGCGGCGACGGGATTGTCCTTGCGGAGGGCGCGCAGTCGGACAGCCGATTCAAGCCGGCGGCCCCGGTTTCGGGCCGGGTGGTGGTGCTGGAGCCGCCGCGCCTGCACATCACGACGCGTCCTTCGGGCGCGCGGGTCTGGGTGGATGGCAAGTTCCAGGGGGCTGCTCCGGCGGCCGTGGCACTCGATGCGGGCCAGCACGCCGTGCGCGTGGAACAAGAAGGTTATGCGGCCTGGGGGCGGCGCATTCAGTTCGACGGGCAGGGCGACGCGTCGCTGGAAGTCGCGCTCGTGGCGCTGCCGCAGGAGCCGGAGCCGGGCGAGGTGCGGGTGTTCGAGGGGGGCGAGTTTGCGTGGATACCGCCGGGGACCTTCGAGATGGGCTCGAAGCTGAGCCCGGAGCGGGTCATCGCTACGTACGGCGGCAAGGCGGAGTGGAAGCGGTTTCACGAACGCGAACACCCTCGGCATACGGTGACGCTGACGCGGGGATTCTGGCTGGCGACGAAGGAGGTGACGGTGGGGGAGTTCCGGGCCTTCGCGGACGCGGCGGGCTACCAGACGGACGCCGAGAAAGGCGGCTCGGGCTGGACTTACGGCCTCGAAAAAGGTGAATTGCAGGATACGAAGGGCGCGTCGTGGCGGAATCCGGGCTGGGCCTTGGAGGACCGTCAGCCGGTGGTGCTGGTGAGTTGGAAAGATGCGGTGGCGTATTGCGAGTGGCTGAGCCGGAAGACGGGGGAGACGTACCGGCTGCCGACGGAGGCGCAGTGGGAGTATGCGTGCCGCGCGGGGACGGATACGGAGTTCTGGTGGGGCGACCGGATGGAGGACGGCCGGGGCTGCCTGAACGGCGCGGACGAGACGCAGCTGCCGAATGGCCGCCAGTGGACCCCCCGTTTCCCCTTTGCCGATGGGTACTGGAATGTGTCGCCGGTGGGGAGTTTCAAGGCGAACCACTGGGGTCTGTACGACATGCACGGGAACGTATGGGAATGGTGCTCCGACTGGTATGGGGATTATCCGTCCGGCTCCGTGACGGACCCTTCAGGCCCGCCGTCGGGCAAGTACCGGGTGGTGCGTGGCGGCTCGTGGGGCGACCTTCCCGGACTCTGCCGTTCGGCGGCTCGCTACGGCGTCGCCCCGGGCCTCCGCAGCGCGGACTCCGGGTTGCGATTGTTGCGGACTCCGTAA